A stretch of Bradyrhizobium sp. CCBAU 53338 DNA encodes these proteins:
- a CDS encoding branched-chain amino acid ABC transporter permease: MRAFQILIDGFAISALYALGATGFTLIFGVSGVLNLSHGAIMVAAAVAAWAAASILGVGTYAGALIGVGVALLTAFATYFAVVKPIQDSRRIPNEEKEIFVLTGTLLWGIMIQELIAYFFTNNAKTVLPIVEGVVDILGVRTPTNEIFTAIVCCLVIALLWLLVNRTRTGKAVLAASMNPRGVTLLGLELTNIYIVVWAIYGILAGIAGVLLGMFLGVSSYSVGPLTASAFSIVVLGGLGSVSGSLIAAFVVGYLETLTAYLVSPAYRTIPALLLLVFVMYIRPQGLLGRR; encoded by the coding sequence ATGCGAGCTTTCCAGATTCTGATCGATGGCTTTGCCATCAGCGCTCTCTACGCTCTCGGTGCCACCGGCTTCACGTTGATCTTCGGCGTCTCCGGCGTGCTCAATCTTTCCCACGGTGCCATCATGGTGGCGGCAGCGGTCGCGGCCTGGGCCGCCGCCAGCATCCTCGGCGTCGGCACCTATGCCGGCGCGCTGATCGGGGTGGGCGTCGCGCTCCTCACGGCGTTCGCGACTTATTTCGCGGTGGTGAAGCCGATCCAGGATTCCCGGCGCATTCCGAACGAAGAGAAGGAGATCTTCGTCCTCACGGGCACGCTGCTCTGGGGCATCATGATCCAGGAGCTGATCGCCTATTTCTTCACCAACAACGCCAAGACGGTGCTGCCGATCGTCGAGGGTGTCGTCGATATCCTCGGCGTTCGCACACCGACGAACGAGATCTTTACCGCGATCGTATGCTGCCTCGTCATCGCGCTGCTGTGGCTGCTGGTGAACCGCACCCGCACCGGCAAGGCGGTGCTGGCGGCCTCGATGAACCCGCGCGGTGTGACGCTGCTCGGGCTCGAGCTCACCAACATCTACATCGTGGTGTGGGCGATCTACGGGATCCTCGCCGGCATCGCCGGCGTGCTGCTCGGCATGTTCTTGGGGGTCAGCTCATATAGCGTCGGACCGCTGACCGCGAGCGCCTTCTCGATCGTGGTGCTCGGCGGCCTCGGAAGCGTCTCCGGCTCGCTGATCGCAGCCTTCGTGGTCGGCTATCTCGAAACGCTGACCGCCTATCTGGTTTCACCGGCCTATCGCACCATTCCAGCGCTCCTGCTGCTCGTGTTCGTGATGTACATCCGGCCCCAGGGCCTTCTGGGGAGGCGCTGA
- a CDS encoding ABC transporter substrate-binding protein has translation MNKALSGALRSAFGAAAAGALLAASGAAFAADPIKIGVIAEAQAIAGASIPQAAQLAADEINASGGVNGRKIEIIGYDNHSSSADSVRAFQRAVNEDKVNVVIASYISEVVLALEPWASRLKTPFVTPGAASNEISKSVHADYEKNKYTFHGYLTSAALALSVCDAAKDLLVDKMHMKSAVIMSEDAAWTKPLDVGYEECLPKIGLKVLDHIRFSPDTTDFTPIFNKIEGAKPDVIITGISHVGVQPTVQWKNQQVPIPMFGISSQATNETFGKDTNQAAEGVLYQGVSGPGVAVTPKSVPFAENFRKKFGNYPSYAGYTAYDEVYYIADAVKRAGSTDADKLVDALEKTDWEGTIGRVQFYGKDDPFTHSIKYGKGLITGLMLQWQDGKQSAVWPKDIAKVDIKFPSFIKLSN, from the coding sequence ATGAATAAAGCACTCTCTGGTGCGTTACGAAGTGCGTTTGGTGCGGCCGCGGCGGGCGCATTGCTGGCAGCCTCAGGTGCGGCCTTTGCGGCCGATCCGATCAAGATCGGCGTGATCGCCGAAGCGCAGGCGATCGCCGGCGCATCGATCCCGCAGGCGGCGCAGCTCGCCGCCGACGAGATCAACGCCAGCGGCGGCGTCAACGGCCGCAAGATCGAGATCATCGGCTACGACAATCATTCCTCTTCGGCCGACTCGGTACGCGCCTTCCAGCGCGCGGTGAACGAGGACAAGGTCAACGTGGTCATCGCCAGCTACATCAGCGAGGTGGTGCTGGCGCTGGAACCCTGGGCCTCGCGTCTGAAGACGCCGTTCGTCACGCCGGGTGCGGCCTCCAACGAGATCAGCAAGAGCGTTCACGCCGATTACGAGAAGAACAAGTACACCTTCCACGGCTATCTGACCTCGGCGGCGCTGGCGCTGTCGGTCTGCGACGCCGCAAAGGACCTGCTCGTCGACAAGATGCACATGAAGTCGGCGGTCATCATGAGCGAGGACGCCGCCTGGACCAAGCCGCTCGACGTCGGCTACGAGGAGTGCCTGCCCAAGATCGGGCTGAAGGTGCTCGACCACATCCGCTTCTCGCCTGACACCACGGACTTCACGCCGATCTTCAACAAGATCGAGGGCGCCAAGCCAGACGTGATCATCACCGGCATTTCCCACGTCGGCGTGCAGCCGACGGTGCAGTGGAAGAACCAGCAGGTGCCGATCCCGATGTTCGGCATCTCCTCGCAGGCCACCAACGAGACCTTCGGCAAGGACACCAACCAGGCCGCCGAAGGCGTGCTCTATCAGGGCGTCTCCGGCCCCGGCGTCGCGGTGACGCCGAAGTCGGTGCCGTTCGCGGAAAACTTCAGGAAAAAGTTCGGCAACTACCCGTCCTATGCCGGTTACACCGCCTATGACGAGGTCTACTACATCGCCGACGCCGTGAAGCGCGCCGGCTCGACCGACGCCGACAAGCTGGTCGATGCGCTGGAGAAGACCGACTGGGAAGGCACGATCGGCCGCGTCCAGTTCTACGGCAAGGACGATCCGTTCACGCACTCGATCAAATACGGCAAGGGCCTGATCACCGGGCTGATGCTGCAATGGCAGGACGGCAAGCAGAGCGCGGTCTGGCCCAAGGACATCGCCAAGGTCGACATCAAGTTCCCGAGCTTCATCAAGCTCAGCAACTGA
- a CDS encoding FAD-dependent oxidoreductase → MRATLPTRDSKGFHASRLHGVDVIVVERTEVAGRSLRQGRRLPGARLVCGHAVRRAGAAPSALDWLSDGVVIAQRIGTTVTTAIVHPRRFTSVVMNAAIVHGAELRDGRVTSAVRDADGATVKGVEVDGSVIDADAVVIAMGPGSLLAAQWMSLPAIHGERSPSIVYDTGTPVSADALFLEMEIYGKTTPIEVFPRPDGSTYVTACPDTAAFPTDPADVKPEPNLMDWLQQMSERLSPLFRPEKIIAKQACFRPVTEDGLPLIGRVPRNEGLHVVDMVSGAYPQCARKRRSASGVDCRRRSANRRPRSIRSCPPQTTRCAAAAIAVTRLRACAAVACPPTKSACLHAEYASAVPDICAARL, encoded by the coding sequence TTGCGTGCGACACTGCCCACCCGCGACTCGAAAGGTTTCCATGCATCACGCCTGCATGGAGTCGATGTCATCGTCGTCGAGCGGACAGAGGTGGCGGGCCGCAGCCTCCGGCAAGGTCGCCGGCTTCCTGGCGCGCGACTGGTGTGCGGGCACGCCGTTCGACGCGCTGGCGCGGCGCCTTCCGCGCTAGATTGGCTCAGCGACGGCGTCGTCATCGCGCAGCGCATCGGCACGACCGTGACGACGGCCATCGTTCATCCACGCAGGTTCACGTCGGTCGTGATGAACGCGGCGATCGTGCACGGCGCAGAGCTTCGTGATGGCCGCGTTACGAGCGCGGTGCGCGATGCCGACGGCGCGACGGTGAAGGGCGTCGAAGTCGACGGCAGCGTCATCGATGCCGACGCAGTGGTGATCGCAATGGGTCCAGGGTCGCTGCTCGCTGCGCAATGGATGAGTCTGCCCGCAATCCATGGCGAGCGCAGCCCGAGCATCGTGTACGACACCGGCACGCCTGTGTCGGCAGACGCCTTGTTTCTCGAGATGGAGATCTACGGCAAGACCACTCCCATCGAGGTGTTCCCTCGCCCGGATGGCAGCACCTATGTCACTGCTTGCCCTGACACCGCTGCCTTTCCGACCGATCCAGCCGACGTGAAGCCCGAGCCCAATCTTATGGACTGGTTGCAACAAATGTCGGAACGACTGTCGCCGCTGTTCCGGCCAGAGAAGATCATCGCGAAGCAGGCCTGCTTTCGTCCGGTGACCGAGGACGGCTTACCCTTGATTGGGCGCGTGCCGCGGAATGAGGGACTCCATGTTGTGGACATGGTGTCTGGGGCATATCCTCAATGCGCCCGCAAGCGGCGAAGCGCTAGCGGAGTTGATTGTCGAAGGCGCAGCGCGAATCGTCGACCTCGCTCCATTCGATCCTGCCCGCCTCAAACCACTCGATGTGCAGCCGCGGCGATCGCGGTGACGCGTTTGCGGGCCTGTGCTGCTGTCGCATGCCCACCGACGAAATCTGCATGCCTGCATGCGGAATACGCATCCGCCGTGCCCGATATCTGCGCAGCTAGACTTTAG
- a CDS encoding 2-isopropylmalate synthase codes for MAPANKSDKDRVIIFDTTLRDGEQCPGATMTFEEKLEVAELLDDMGVDVIEAGFPITSQGDFEAVSEIARRSKNAVIAGLSRAHPADIDRCAEAVKFAKRGRVHTVIATSPLHMRVKLNKTPEEVLETSVAMVARARNQIDDVEWSAEDGTRSEMDYLCRIVEAVIKAGATTVNIPDTVGYTVPEEYTHFMKTLIERVPNSDKAVFSVHCHNDLGMAVANSLAGVVGGARQVECTINGIGERAGNAALEEIVMAINVRNDKFPYWNKIDTTQLTRASKVVSAATSFPVQYNKAIVGRNAFAHESGIHQDGVLKDASTYEIMRPEMVGLKQSSLVLGKHSGRHAFVHKLEEMGYKLGPNQLEDAFTRMKALADRKKDIYDEDIEALVDEEMAASHDRIKLTSLTVIAGTHGPQRATMKLDVDGQIKIEEAEGNGPVDAVFNCIKRLVPHEAKLELYQVHAVTEGTDAQAEVSVRLSHDGRSMTARAADPDTLVASAKAYLGALNKIVMKRQRDTVTTAAAS; via the coding sequence ATGGCCCCCGCGAACAAGTCCGACAAGGACCGCGTCATCATTTTCGACACCACCTTGCGCGACGGCGAGCAGTGCCCCGGCGCCACCATGACCTTCGAGGAAAAACTCGAGGTTGCCGAGCTGCTGGACGATATGGGCGTCGACGTCATCGAAGCCGGCTTCCCGATCACCTCGCAGGGTGACTTCGAAGCGGTGAGCGAGATCGCCCGCCGCTCCAAGAATGCCGTCATCGCCGGCCTGTCCCGCGCGCATCCGGCCGACATCGACCGCTGCGCCGAAGCGGTGAAGTTTGCCAAGCGTGGCCGCGTCCACACCGTGATCGCGACCTCGCCGCTGCACATGCGGGTGAAGCTGAACAAGACGCCGGAAGAAGTGCTCGAGACATCGGTCGCGATGGTCGCGCGCGCCCGCAACCAGATCGACGACGTCGAATGGTCGGCCGAGGACGGCACCCGCAGCGAGATGGACTACCTGTGCCGCATCGTCGAGGCCGTCATCAAGGCCGGCGCGACCACGGTGAACATCCCCGACACCGTCGGCTACACGGTGCCGGAGGAATACACCCACTTCATGAAGACGCTGATCGAGCGCGTGCCGAACTCGGACAAGGCCGTGTTCTCGGTCCATTGCCACAACGACCTCGGCATGGCCGTGGCGAACTCGCTGGCCGGCGTGGTCGGCGGCGCGCGCCAGGTCGAGTGCACCATCAACGGCATCGGCGAGCGCGCCGGCAACGCCGCGCTCGAAGAGATCGTGATGGCGATCAACGTGCGCAACGACAAATTCCCCTACTGGAACAAGATCGACACGACGCAGCTGACCCGCGCTTCGAAAGTGGTGTCGGCGGCGACCTCGTTTCCCGTCCAGTACAACAAGGCCATCGTCGGCCGGAACGCGTTCGCGCACGAGAGCGGCATCCACCAGGACGGCGTGCTGAAGGACGCCTCGACCTACGAGATCATGCGGCCCGAGATGGTCGGCCTGAAGCAGTCCTCGCTGGTGCTCGGCAAGCATTCCGGCCGCCATGCCTTCGTGCACAAGCTGGAAGAGATGGGCTACAAGCTCGGCCCGAACCAGCTGGAAGATGCGTTCACGCGGATGAAGGCGCTGGCCGACCGCAAGAAGGACATCTACGACGAGGACATCGAGGCGCTGGTCGATGAGGAGATGGCGGCCTCGCACGACCGCATCAAGCTGACCTCGCTGACCGTGATCGCCGGCACCCATGGCCCGCAGCGCGCCACCATGAAGCTGGACGTCGACGGCCAGATCAAGATCGAGGAAGCCGAAGGCAACGGTCCGGTCGACGCGGTGTTCAACTGCATCAAGCGCCTGGTGCCGCACGAGGCCAAGCTCGAACTGTATCAGGTTCATGCCGTGACCGAAGGCACCGACGCGCAAGCCGAGGTCTCGGTGCGGCTGTCGCATGACGGACGCTCGATGACGGCCCGCGCGGCGGATCCGGATACGCTGGTGGCGTCCGCAAAGGCCTATCTCGGCGCGCTCAACAAGATCGTCATGAAGCGCCAGCGCGACACCGTGACGACGGCTGCTGCGAGCTGA
- a CDS encoding TRAP transporter substrate-binding protein, with translation MRTFAIAASVATLALGLAGPASADPIIIKFSHVVATDTPKGKASEKFKELAEKYTGGKVKVEVYPNSTLYKDKEELEALQLGSVQMLAPSNSKFGPLGIREFEVFDLPYILPDLKTLRKVTEGPLGARLLKLLEPKGITGLAYWDNGFKQMSANKKLVTPADYQGLKFRIQSSRVLQAQFKALGSLPQVMAFSEVYQALQTGVVDGQENTWSNIYTQKMHEVQKYITETNHGYIGYVVIVNKKFWDGLPADIRDQLSKAMKEATDFNNAQSQKENDDALAEIKKSAKSEIIKLTPEQDEAMRKAMEPVYKDAAGRVGQPLIDEFQKEAKSTMN, from the coding sequence ATGCGCACCTTCGCGATCGCGGCATCCGTCGCGACATTGGCATTGGGTCTCGCCGGCCCCGCCAGCGCCGACCCGATCATCATCAAGTTCAGCCACGTCGTCGCGACCGACACGCCGAAGGGCAAGGCGTCCGAGAAGTTCAAGGAACTCGCCGAGAAGTACACGGGCGGCAAGGTCAAGGTCGAGGTCTATCCGAACTCGACGCTCTACAAGGACAAGGAAGAGCTCGAGGCGCTGCAGCTCGGCAGCGTGCAGATGCTGGCGCCGTCCAACTCGAAGTTCGGCCCGCTCGGCATCCGCGAGTTCGAGGTCTTCGACCTGCCCTACATCCTCCCCGATCTGAAGACGTTGCGGAAGGTGACCGAAGGCCCCCTTGGCGCGCGGCTGCTCAAGCTGCTCGAGCCGAAGGGCATCACGGGCCTCGCCTATTGGGACAACGGCTTCAAGCAGATGAGTGCCAACAAGAAGCTCGTCACGCCGGCCGATTACCAGGGCCTCAAGTTCCGCATCCAGTCCTCGCGCGTGCTCCAGGCCCAGTTCAAGGCGCTCGGCTCGCTGCCGCAGGTGATGGCGTTCTCGGAAGTCTACCAGGCGCTGCAGACCGGCGTCGTCGACGGCCAGGAGAACACCTGGTCGAACATCTATACCCAGAAGATGCACGAGGTGCAGAAGTACATCACCGAGACCAATCACGGTTACATCGGCTACGTCGTGATCGTGAACAAGAAGTTCTGGGACGGCCTGCCGGCCGACATCCGCGACCAGCTGTCGAAGGCGATGAAGGAAGCGACCGATTTCAACAACGCGCAGTCGCAGAAGGAGAACGACGACGCGCTCGCCGAGATCAAGAAGAGCGCCAAGAGCGAGATCATCAAGCTCACGCCGGAGCAGGACGAGGCGATGCGCAAGGCGATGGAGCCGGTCTACAAGGACGCGGCGGGCCGCGTCGGCCAGCCGCTGATCGACGAATTCCAGAAGGAAGCCAAGAGCACGATGAACTGA
- a CDS encoding Spy/CpxP family protein refolding chaperone, translating to MRKFTIAAIAVLSIAGSGAVYAQYHRPWMEHFHHMRMNPEDRAAMVDARIAAVHAGLKLNADQEKLWPPVEAAVRDFAKLRIDRANARMNAGPGDNDAGKPDDPVARLRQRADDMGATSAALKNIADAADPLYKTLDDGQKRRLALLTRHRGPFGGGEDGPRHHFMERGMGRMMERGMDHFRGGDGGPDREGRL from the coding sequence ATGAGGAAGTTCACCATCGCCGCCATCGCCGTGCTCAGCATCGCCGGCTCGGGCGCGGTCTATGCCCAATATCACCGCCCGTGGATGGAGCACTTCCACCACATGCGCATGAACCCGGAAGATCGCGCCGCCATGGTCGACGCGCGGATCGCCGCCGTCCATGCCGGGCTGAAGCTCAACGCCGATCAGGAGAAGCTGTGGCCGCCGGTCGAGGCCGCGGTGCGCGACTTCGCCAAGCTGCGGATCGACCGCGCCAATGCCCGGATGAACGCAGGTCCCGGCGACAACGACGCCGGCAAGCCCGATGATCCGGTCGCCCGCCTGCGCCAGCGCGCCGACGACATGGGCGCAACCTCCGCGGCGCTGAAGAACATCGCTGACGCCGCCGACCCGCTCTACAAGACCCTCGATGACGGCCAGAAGCGGCGCCTTGCCCTGCTGACCCGCCACCGCGGTCCGTTCGGCGGCGGCGAGGACGGACCGCGCCACCACTTCATGGAGCGGGGCATGGGCCGCATGATGGAGCGTGGCATGGACCACTTCCGGGGCGGCGACGGTGGCCCCGACCGGGAAGGGCGTCTTTGA
- a CDS encoding gamma-glutamyltransferase family protein: MNKGIVVAEQPDAVEVGARILMAGGNAVDAAVACAFAQGVVDQMNGGVAGYGCAQVYLPGRGIHDGLNFLFQAPAAVVPGMWSHLLERETPDGFGFVLKGYINDFGYKSIAVPGAVKGWHDLHRRFGCLPWGEVVQPALRLAVDGYRITPAVREQWFVVDDAGRADNIHRLRQTPAYAHLFFAPDGGALKTGSVVRNADYGATLETIARDGAAGFHTGRIADAISEDMARNGGLLRRDDLETYEVEPVAPLWGEYRSHRISVLPPPTSGAMLLRMLGTLQHFDLHGMGHNTPDYIATIAEVMKRAQLAKEKLIGDPRHDRVDAAAIFDPVICRQDADEIKRGERARIERVGDGEAKTTTHISVIDAHGNAVTMTHSLGAQSGVLTPGLGFMYNGAIGMFDPRPGNSRSLEPHRRRVTSMTPAMVFAGNRLRMLLGAPGGSHIPMGVLQVILNVVDHGMSISDAVAAPRFSAPGEVIDLSARIPAYVSDGVAARGYRIARSAQSFTVAKVHAILCGDAGKPEGAADPGGGGMALAV, from the coding sequence GTGAACAAGGGAATTGTGGTTGCCGAGCAGCCCGACGCAGTTGAGGTCGGCGCTCGCATTCTGATGGCTGGCGGCAATGCCGTCGATGCGGCTGTCGCATGTGCTTTCGCACAAGGCGTCGTTGACCAGATGAACGGAGGCGTGGCCGGCTATGGATGCGCTCAGGTCTATCTTCCCGGGCGGGGCATCCATGATGGCTTGAACTTCCTGTTTCAGGCGCCCGCAGCTGTGGTCCCTGGCATGTGGAGCCATCTGCTGGAACGCGAGACCCCGGATGGTTTCGGTTTTGTGTTAAAAGGATACATCAACGACTTCGGCTATAAGTCGATTGCGGTGCCGGGCGCTGTAAAAGGCTGGCACGACCTTCATCGTCGCTTTGGGTGCTTGCCGTGGGGGGAAGTCGTCCAGCCGGCCCTGCGTCTCGCAGTAGACGGATATCGCATCACGCCTGCCGTGCGCGAACAATGGTTCGTCGTCGATGACGCGGGCCGGGCCGATAACATCCATCGTCTACGTCAGACGCCGGCTTACGCACATCTGTTCTTTGCTCCCGATGGTGGCGCACTGAAGACGGGTAGCGTGGTGCGCAATGCGGATTATGGTGCGACCCTCGAGACCATTGCCCGCGATGGCGCAGCCGGCTTCCACACGGGCCGCATCGCTGATGCTATCTCGGAGGATATGGCGAGAAACGGAGGCCTGTTGCGCCGTGATGATCTCGAGACCTATGAAGTCGAACCCGTAGCGCCGCTATGGGGCGAGTACCGCAGCCATCGAATCAGCGTGCTGCCGCCGCCGACCAGCGGGGCGATGCTGTTGCGTATGCTGGGCACACTGCAGCATTTCGACCTTCATGGGATGGGCCACAATACGCCTGACTACATCGCCACGATTGCCGAAGTCATGAAGCGCGCTCAGCTCGCAAAAGAAAAATTGATCGGAGATCCGCGGCATGACCGCGTAGACGCGGCGGCAATTTTCGATCCCGTGATCTGCCGGCAGGACGCAGACGAGATAAAACGCGGGGAGCGCGCGCGTATCGAACGTGTGGGTGACGGGGAGGCCAAGACGACCACCCATATTTCGGTGATAGATGCACATGGCAATGCGGTCACCATGACGCACTCCCTGGGAGCTCAGTCGGGTGTTCTGACCCCTGGGCTGGGCTTTATGTATAACGGCGCTATCGGAATGTTCGATCCTCGGCCCGGCAACTCCCGTTCCCTCGAGCCCCATCGTCGTCGCGTCACATCCATGACCCCCGCCATGGTTTTCGCCGGAAACCGATTGCGAATGCTCCTCGGTGCTCCGGGGGGATCGCATATTCCGATGGGCGTTCTTCAGGTGATTCTCAATGTCGTCGACCACGGCATGTCGATCTCTGACGCAGTCGCCGCACCGAGGTTTTCGGCACCCGGTGAGGTGATCGATCTGAGCGCCCGGATTCCGGCCTATGTTTCCGATGGGGTAGCAGCGCGCGGGTACCGCATTGCTCGATCGGCGCAGAGCTTCACCGTCGCGAAGGTTCACGCAATTCTCTGCGGCGATGCGGGCAAACCCGAGGGGGCGGCTGATCCCGGCGGGGGAGGGATGGCTCTGGCCGTGTAG
- a CDS encoding ABC transporter substrate-binding protein — protein MDSSRRSAAPVPFGRLTRRGALLGATAALIGASIPAGAAAPKTIRAVMHAPLRLIDPITSTAYISRDHGYMIYDTLVAADDNFQPQPQMAEWTISDDKLTYTFTLRDGLAWHDGPAVTAEDCVASIKRWWQRDTMGQLLANYAASLEASDPRTIVLKLKQPVGFVLDALGKPSSNVPFMMPKRVADTPATQPITETIGSGPFKFVKEEFQPGVRSVYVKNEKYIPRKEKPSWTSGGKVVKVDRVEWIVMPDAQTAINALANGEIDYIDEPQVDLLKLFEGSNDVVVKNNNKFGLQVLARMNFLAAPFTNEKIRRAAMLAFKQENFLAAMVGDPSGYKVCGAMFVCGTALATDTGSESLVKGDGMAEARRLLKEANYDGKPIRIIQPTDVNTQKAQPIVGAQALKDAGFNVELLPMDWQTAVATRGNSKLAQEGGWHMFFTALGGAEMSNPLTSAPLNAIGAAGYPGWPDDKEIQALRIRFAEAGNLDERKKVAAELQKLAYEQVIYIPLGQIATPAAWSSKLTGVLDGPAVPYFWNMDKS, from the coding sequence ATGGATAGTTCTCGCCGTTCTGCCGCGCCCGTGCCGTTTGGACGCCTCACTCGCCGCGGGGCTCTGCTTGGGGCGACGGCTGCACTGATCGGAGCTTCAATTCCTGCTGGAGCGGCGGCGCCGAAGACGATCCGGGCCGTCATGCACGCGCCGTTGCGTCTGATCGATCCGATCACGTCGACGGCCTATATTTCCCGCGATCACGGCTACATGATCTACGATACGCTCGTCGCCGCCGATGACAATTTTCAGCCCCAGCCGCAAATGGCCGAGTGGACGATCTCGGACGACAAGCTCACATACACATTCACGCTTCGCGATGGTCTGGCCTGGCATGACGGCCCGGCTGTGACTGCGGAGGATTGCGTCGCCTCGATCAAGCGCTGGTGGCAGCGCGACACCATGGGGCAACTGCTGGCGAACTATGCCGCCTCCCTCGAGGCATCCGATCCGCGGACGATCGTCCTGAAGCTGAAGCAGCCGGTCGGCTTCGTTCTCGATGCGCTGGGCAAGCCGTCGTCGAACGTGCCGTTCATGATGCCGAAGCGGGTGGCCGATACGCCCGCCACGCAGCCGATCACTGAAACGATTGGATCGGGGCCCTTCAAGTTCGTGAAGGAAGAGTTCCAGCCCGGAGTCCGTTCGGTCTACGTCAAGAACGAGAAGTACATCCCGCGCAAGGAAAAGCCCAGTTGGACCTCCGGCGGCAAGGTCGTGAAGGTCGATCGCGTGGAATGGATCGTCATGCCGGACGCCCAGACCGCCATCAATGCTCTGGCGAACGGCGAGATCGACTATATCGACGAGCCGCAGGTTGATCTGCTCAAATTGTTCGAGGGCAGCAATGACGTCGTCGTCAAGAATAACAACAAGTTCGGTCTGCAGGTCCTTGCGCGCATGAACTTCCTTGCGGCGCCATTCACGAACGAGAAGATCAGGCGAGCGGCGATGCTCGCGTTCAAGCAAGAGAATTTTCTCGCCGCTATGGTGGGAGATCCTTCGGGCTACAAGGTGTGCGGGGCCATGTTCGTGTGCGGCACGGCGCTGGCTACCGACACGGGCTCCGAATCGCTGGTCAAAGGCGACGGAATGGCCGAGGCTCGCAGGCTCCTCAAGGAAGCGAACTACGACGGGAAACCGATCAGGATCATTCAGCCCACCGACGTCAACACGCAGAAGGCGCAGCCTATCGTCGGGGCGCAAGCCCTCAAGGACGCCGGCTTCAATGTCGAGCTTCTGCCGATGGACTGGCAGACCGCCGTGGCAACGCGCGGCAATTCCAAGCTGGCGCAGGAGGGTGGCTGGCACATGTTCTTTACCGCCCTGGGCGGTGCGGAAATGTCCAATCCGCTGACGAGCGCGCCTTTGAATGCGATAGGCGCTGCCGGCTATCCCGGCTGGCCCGACGACAAGGAAATCCAGGCACTCCGGATTCGTTTCGCGGAAGCAGGAAACCTGGACGAGCGAAAGAAGGTCGCGGCGGAGTTGCAGAAGCTCGCCTACGAGCAAGTGATCTACATCCCGCTCGGCCAAATCGCGACGCCCGCCGCATGGAGTTCCAAGTTGACCGGCGTGCTGGATGGACCAGCCGTGCCTTACTTCTGGAACATGGATAAATCCTGA
- a CDS encoding ABC transporter permease, which yields MFGFILRRIFASIPVMFVVTVTIFMLLRLTPGDPASVIAGDNATAEQLARIRAQLGLDLPLQQQFFDWMWRLLHADFGTSIISGTPVSTLIADRIEPTFSLALATITLSVIIAVPLGALAAARHGTWVDRAVIALSVLGFSIPVFVIGYGLIQIFAVDLRWLPVQGFRSIRSGLAEFSLRMVMPTLALTFLYVALIARITRTSLLEVLGEDYIRTARAKGISERTVFMRHALRNAAVPIITVIGIGFALLVSGVVVTESVFNLPGVGRLTIDAVLARDYPVVQAVILLSSLLYVLINLAIDVIYVLVDPRIRY from the coding sequence ATGTTTGGTTTTATTCTGCGACGCATCTTCGCCTCGATTCCGGTCATGTTCGTCGTGACGGTGACAATCTTCATGCTGCTTCGCCTGACACCCGGCGATCCCGCATCCGTGATTGCCGGCGACAACGCGACGGCGGAGCAACTTGCTCGCATCCGCGCACAGCTTGGGCTTGACCTGCCGCTGCAGCAGCAATTCTTCGATTGGATGTGGCGCCTGCTTCACGCCGATTTCGGAACCTCCATCATCTCCGGAACACCGGTTTCGACGCTGATTGCCGATCGGATCGAGCCAACATTCAGCCTCGCGCTGGCGACGATCACGCTGTCGGTCATCATCGCCGTACCGTTGGGTGCCTTAGCTGCCGCGCGGCATGGTACTTGGGTGGATCGAGCCGTGATCGCGCTTTCTGTCCTTGGCTTCTCGATTCCGGTGTTTGTCATCGGGTACGGCTTGATTCAGATCTTCGCCGTCGACCTTCGCTGGCTGCCCGTTCAGGGCTTTCGCAGTATCCGGTCCGGTTTGGCGGAGTTCAGCCTGCGTATGGTCATGCCGACGCTCGCGCTCACTTTCCTCTACGTCGCACTGATTGCCCGCATCACTCGAACGAGTTTGCTCGAGGTGCTCGGCGAGGACTACATCCGCACGGCGCGTGCCAAGGGCATTTCGGAGCGAACCGTATTCATGCGTCACGCGCTGCGGAATGCTGCGGTGCCAATCATCACAGTTATCGGCATCGGCTTCGCTCTCCTCGTCAGTGGTGTCGTCGTGACCGAGAGCGTGTTCAACCTGCCCGGTGTTGGTCGGCTGACGATCGATGCGGTCCTCGCCCGCGATTATCCAGTGGTGCAGGCCGTGATCCTCCTGTCGAGCTTGCTTTACGTGCTGATCAACCTGGCCATCGACGTTATCTACGTGCTGGTCGACCCGCGGATTCGATACTGA